CGGTTGCGGCAGGCCTGCCATGCTGATCGCTTTGATCCAATCTCTAAAAAGACCCAAGAGGATCACCGTGGTTTCGCAGATGCAGTGGTGCAGATGCTTCAGGGTTGTCGTTGGTCAAGCTTGGATTCCTCCGGGCGTCCTTCGTTCCGACAGCTGGTGGATCCTGTATCACTGGTCTATTTCCCGAACCTAGGTCGGGCTCGCGTTGAGAAGGCTGAGGATTTTTTGCTGGCCATCAGCGCGAACTGATCCTGGAATGCGGATCACCTTCACCATCGATTCGCTCAAGCTTGGAGGTGCTGAGAGAATCCTTCTGCAGTGGGCTCGTTGGTGCAGGGATGAGGGCTGGGATGTCCTGGTCATTACCCGTCATGGCCCTGAACGAGATTTCTATGCGTTGCCCGATGGTGTGAATCGATCGGTGGAGCCGCAATTGCCGGTTGTAATTGAGTGGCTCGGCTGGTTCGCCTTTCCCGTAAGAGTCCTCGCACTGAGATCACTGCTGCGCCGCCATGGGACTGATCTTGCGGTAGGAGTGACCACACTTCCTGCGGTGAAGTTGCTTCTCGCCAGTGCTGGTCTCCGTCTGAGCACCGTCGTGTCGGAACGCAACTATCCGCCGGCTAAGCCACCTTCTCTTTCGTGGCGATTGCTTCGGCGTCTGACGTATCCATGGGCTGATTTGCATCTGGTGCAGACCCGACCCACAGCTGAGTGGCTGCGTCAGCACTGTGGCGTTCATCGTCAGCTGTTGCTCCCCAACCCCGTTATTTGGCCATTGCCAGACCGGGAACCGAGGCTGACTCCTGACGATTGGCTGCCTCCTGACGCTCCCCTGATTTTGGCAGCAGGCACCAAAGCGCATCAAAAGGGCTTTGATCGCTTGATACCGGTGTTTGTTGAACTGGTGAAGCATCAGCCGCATCTGCATCTTGCGTTGCTGGGACTTGCCCCGGGCCTTTATCACGGCAGTGACCAGCAGGCGGAGTTGCGCGCTCTTCTTGGTGATGCCAACGATCTTCAGCAGCGGCTGTTGCTTCCAGGGGTGAGCGGAACCATGGCGAGCTGGTACGAACGGGCAACAGTGTTCGTGCTTCCGTCCCGCTACGAGGGCTTCCCCAACGTTTTGCTCGAAGCCATGGCTGCGGGGTGCGCCTGTATTGCCAGTGACTGCCTTACGGGCCCTGCGGATCTGATTGATCACGAGGAGAATGGGTTACTGCTCTCCCCTCAGGCCAGTACCAAGCAGTGGGTCGAGGCGATTGAGTCGCTTCTTCTCGCTCCCGATCGGCGCCGCGCGATGGGTGAGAGGGCGACTGCAGTGCGTGATCGATATGCTCCGGAACGTCTGCGGCGTGATTGTCTAGAGGCCTTGCGCCGGTTGCGCCATGGATGATCTTTGGGTTGTGCTTCCCCATCTCGGCGCTGGTGGTGCTCAGAAGGTTGGATTACTGGCCGCTGCCCATTTCGCCGAACAAGGCTTGAAGGTGCGGGTGTTGTCTCTGCGCCGAGATCACCCTGTTAAACACGTGCTCCCCAAAGGCGTCGAGGTTTTTGACCTGGGTCCGGATGAAGTCGTGCATCCGTGGTTAACCAATGCCGAGGATCGTGCATTTCTGTCCAGGTTGCGGCGTTTCACCCTGGCTCAAATTCTCAAGCTGCATCGACTGGCAGTGCGTTTGGCTGTTTCAGCGTCCTGGTGGCTGATCGATCGGCAGATGTATCCAGGACGCAAAACCTGCGCAACGCTATTGCTTTGTTACGGCATTGCATCCCTGGCAGGCCATCGCTACGTCCGGCTCCGAAAAATTGTTGAGCAAAAACGCCCAAAACGTGTTCTCTCTCTCTTGACCAAAACGAATGTGATGTGTTGCGCAGCTGTCTGGGATTTGCCTGTGCATCTTGTGGTGTCCGAGCGCAATGATCCCCGCTTGCAGCGACTGGAGCCACTCTGGAATCGCCTGCGAGCTGTCTTCTACCGCAGAGCCAATGTGGTGACCGCCAACACCGAGGGTGTGCTGCAGGCCCTGCAGATGATGGGGACTTGGCAGCGATTGGCTCTGCTCCCTAATCCCTTGCCAGGAGGTCTGAGTTTGGACAGGTCGAAGGCTTTGCAGTCCCAGCGTCAGCTTGAGATTTTGTCCGTTGCCCGTTTAGTCCCACAGAAAGGTCTGGATGTCTTGATCCGAGCTTTCGGATCACTGCCGGAATCCATCCGCGGCGCGTGGACACTGATCGTCGTTGGCGACGGCCCCGAACGCCAGGCATTGGTTGATCTGGTGGCCGAAGAGGGGCTGAGTGAACAGGTGAGCTTCCAGGGGTTTCGTTCTGACCCGGTCATGTTTATGCGGAGGTCGTCAATCTTTGCCCTGCCGTCACGGTTCGAGGGCATGCCGAATGCACTGTTGGAGGCGATGGCCTCAGGGCTCCCTTCCGTGGTGAGTGACGCCTCGCCCGGTCCTCTGGAAATGGTGCGCCACCGCATCGAGGGCTTAGTGGTTCCTACTGACGACGTCAAAGCCTTTGCCGAAGCGCTTGAGCTGCTCATGCTTGATCCTGAACTGCGCGAACGCTGCGGTCTTGCAGCCAAGGCCACGTTGAGATCTCTTGAGTGGGATGTGGTGGAGCCTCATTGGCGTTCAGTGTTGGCTCTTCCGGCTAAGGCATGAAGGCGTGCGATCCGCATTCCCTCGGAGGGGGGGGACGACTGCTGGTGCTCGCCCCCACGGCCCGGGCCACGAGTGAGACTTTTGTGAGGGCGAATCTGAAGGGATTGCCTTTTGAGATGACGGCCTACTTCGGAGATGAGTTCAGCATTTCAGCTCCCACCAGGTTCCTTTACAGCTGCTCGGTTGGTTGCAGCAAACTTCTGACCCGTCTTCATTGTCTGCGTCTTGCAGGCCTACCTGCTGCACTGGTGGCATGGGGGTTAATCCGTCGCCACAGGCCCGATGCCGTGTTGGTGGAATTCGGCTTTGAAGCCGTGCGGGTCATGAATGCCTGTGCCTGGTCTGGTGTTCCTTTTGTGGTGCATTTCCGTGGCTCTGATGCTTCAGCGCAAGTCAGCCTTGGCCTGCTTAAAAAGCGCTATCGGCGTCTTCTCAAGATTTCTGCGGGCGTCATCGTTAAGTCGAGGCCGATGGCGGACACTCTTCTCGAGCTGGGTGCACGGTCCGATTGTCTGTTAATCAGTCCATCGGGAGCTAACACCACGCTGTTTTACGGCAGCTCGCCAGAGCAGAGCCCCCCTGTGCTGCTCGCTGTTGGTCGTTTTGTTGCGAAGAAAGGACCTCTGCATACGATTCGA
Above is a window of Synechococcus sp. BIOS-E4-1 DNA encoding:
- a CDS encoding glycosyltransferase, which codes for MRITFTIDSLKLGGAERILLQWARWCRDEGWDVLVITRHGPERDFYALPDGVNRSVEPQLPVVIEWLGWFAFPVRVLALRSLLRRHGTDLAVGVTTLPAVKLLLASAGLRLSTVVSERNYPPAKPPSLSWRLLRRLTYPWADLHLVQTRPTAEWLRQHCGVHRQLLLPNPVIWPLPDREPRLTPDDWLPPDAPLILAAGTKAHQKGFDRLIPVFVELVKHQPHLHLALLGLAPGLYHGSDQQAELRALLGDANDLQQRLLLPGVSGTMASWYERATVFVLPSRYEGFPNVLLEAMAAGCACIASDCLTGPADLIDHEENGLLLSPQASTKQWVEAIESLLLAPDRRRAMGERATAVRDRYAPERLRRDCLEALRRLRHG
- a CDS encoding glycosyltransferase, which encodes MDDLWVVLPHLGAGGAQKVGLLAAAHFAEQGLKVRVLSLRRDHPVKHVLPKGVEVFDLGPDEVVHPWLTNAEDRAFLSRLRRFTLAQILKLHRLAVRLAVSASWWLIDRQMYPGRKTCATLLLCYGIASLAGHRYVRLRKIVEQKRPKRVLSLLTKTNVMCCAAVWDLPVHLVVSERNDPRLQRLEPLWNRLRAVFYRRANVVTANTEGVLQALQMMGTWQRLALLPNPLPGGLSLDRSKALQSQRQLEILSVARLVPQKGLDVLIRAFGSLPESIRGAWTLIVVGDGPERQALVDLVAEEGLSEQVSFQGFRSDPVMFMRRSSIFALPSRFEGMPNALLEAMASGLPSVVSDASPGPLEMVRHRIEGLVVPTDDVKAFAEALELLMLDPELRERCGLAAKATLRSLEWDVVEPHWRSVLALPAKA
- a CDS encoding glycosyltransferase; this translates as MKACDPHSLGGGGRLLVLAPTARATSETFVRANLKGLPFEMTAYFGDEFSISAPTRFLYSCSVGCSKLLTRLHCLRLAGLPAALVAWGLIRRHRPDAVLVEFGFEAVRVMNACAWSGVPFVVHFRGSDASAQVSLGLLKKRYRRLLKISAGVIVKSRPMADTLLELGARSDCLLISPSGANTTLFYGSSPEQSPPVLLAVGRFVAKKGPLHTIRAFSLLCRELSPETLAPELWMVGDGPLLAAARSLVKELGLNHSVRFLGVCSQTRVAELMREVRLFVQHSVVAPDGDSEGSPVAVMEAQLSGLPVIATRHAGIPEVVVEEETGLLVDEGDERAMADAMARLALDPCLAARLGECGRRRVQKLFTIEHHLEQVTQLLRQVVGNRRDLRCDA